From a single Silene latifolia isolate original U9 population chromosome 6, ASM4854445v1, whole genome shotgun sequence genomic region:
- the LOC141586909 gene encoding uncharacterized protein LOC141586909 isoform X1, with the protein MAKYTAMALKAGFIIMGCITSAAVIYTVVTDGLPFRKDLLTPWMTATLVDFYINVTVFAVWVCYKESSWIAAALWVILLVCFGSITTCLYITIQLFLLTAKESEDDPMYHILLRHQNRKDVGKRSSCQIITARIAFSVLGCLMSGVLLYTILTDGSPFRKDIITPWLTTTLIDFYINVAALSVWIGYKESSWIMAFIWIVLLICSGSIATCAYIVRYLLLLSPDDPLELVLLNSHHRAESRYEAASW; encoded by the exons ATGGCGAAATACACTGCAATGGCGTTAAAAGCAGGCTTCATTATCATGGGATGCATTACTTCAGCTGCTGTCATTTACACTGTCGTCACTGACGGTTTACCTTTCCGCAAAGACCTTCTTACCCC ATGGATGACAGCTACTCTGGTGGATTTCTACATAAATGTTACTGTTTTTGCG GTTTGGGTTTGCTACAAGGAGTCAAGTTGGATTGCTGCAGCTCTTTGGGTAATTCTTCTGGTTTGCTTTGGGAG TATTACAACATGCCTCTACATTACCATTCAATTATTCCTGCTGACAGCTAAAGAGTCTGAAGATGACCCTATGTATCATATTCTATTGCGCCATCAAAACAG GAAGGATGTGGGTAAGAGGAGCTCCTGTCAAATAATCACTGCAAGAATTGCTTTCAGTGTCCTAGGCTGTCTGATGTCTGGTGTTCTACTTTACACTATTTTGACTGATGGTTCACCTTTTCGTAAAGACATTATAACACC GTGGCTTACAACAACGCTGATTGATTTCTACATCAATGTTGCAGCCTTATCT GTTTGGATTGGTTACAAGGAATCAAGTTGGATCATGGCCTTCATCTGGATAGTTCTTCTGATTTGTTCTGGCAG CATCGCAACCTGTGCATACATAGTACGCTATTTGCTACTACTCTCTCCAGATGATCCATTGGAGCTTGTTCTACTAAATAGCCATCACAG
- the LOC141586909 gene encoding uncharacterized protein LOC141586909 isoform X4, with translation MAKYTAMALKAGFIIMGCITSAAVIYTVVTDGLPFRKDLLTPWMTATLVDFYINVTVFAVWVCYKESSWIAAALWVILLVCFGSITTCLYITIQLFLLTAKESEDDPMYHILLRHQNRKDVGKRSSCQIITARIAFSVLGCLMSGVLLYTILTDGSPFRKDIITPWLTTTLIDFYINVAALSVWIGYKESSWIMAFIWIVLLICSGRAESRYEAASW, from the exons ATGGCGAAATACACTGCAATGGCGTTAAAAGCAGGCTTCATTATCATGGGATGCATTACTTCAGCTGCTGTCATTTACACTGTCGTCACTGACGGTTTACCTTTCCGCAAAGACCTTCTTACCCC ATGGATGACAGCTACTCTGGTGGATTTCTACATAAATGTTACTGTTTTTGCG GTTTGGGTTTGCTACAAGGAGTCAAGTTGGATTGCTGCAGCTCTTTGGGTAATTCTTCTGGTTTGCTTTGGGAG TATTACAACATGCCTCTACATTACCATTCAATTATTCCTGCTGACAGCTAAAGAGTCTGAAGATGACCCTATGTATCATATTCTATTGCGCCATCAAAACAG GAAGGATGTGGGTAAGAGGAGCTCCTGTCAAATAATCACTGCAAGAATTGCTTTCAGTGTCCTAGGCTGTCTGATGTCTGGTGTTCTACTTTACACTATTTTGACTGATGGTTCACCTTTTCGTAAAGACATTATAACACC GTGGCTTACAACAACGCTGATTGATTTCTACATCAATGTTGCAGCCTTATCT GTTTGGATTGGTTACAAGGAATCAAGTTGGATCATGGCCTTCATCTGGATAGTTCTTCTGATTTGTTCTGGCAG
- the LOC141586909 gene encoding uncharacterized protein LOC141586909 isoform X3, protein MAKYTAMALKAGFIIMGCITSAAVIYTVVTDGLPFRKDLLTPWMTATLVDFYINVTVFAVWVCYKESSWIAAALWVILLVCFGSITTCLYITIQLFLLTAKESEDDPMYHILLRHQNRKDVGKRSSCQIITARIAFSVLGCLMSGVLLYTILTDGSPFRKDIITPWLTTTLIDFYINVAALSVWIGYKESSWIMAFIWIVLLICSGSIATCAYIVRYLLLLSPDDPLELVLLNSHHRKQV, encoded by the exons ATGGCGAAATACACTGCAATGGCGTTAAAAGCAGGCTTCATTATCATGGGATGCATTACTTCAGCTGCTGTCATTTACACTGTCGTCACTGACGGTTTACCTTTCCGCAAAGACCTTCTTACCCC ATGGATGACAGCTACTCTGGTGGATTTCTACATAAATGTTACTGTTTTTGCG GTTTGGGTTTGCTACAAGGAGTCAAGTTGGATTGCTGCAGCTCTTTGGGTAATTCTTCTGGTTTGCTTTGGGAG TATTACAACATGCCTCTACATTACCATTCAATTATTCCTGCTGACAGCTAAAGAGTCTGAAGATGACCCTATGTATCATATTCTATTGCGCCATCAAAACAG GAAGGATGTGGGTAAGAGGAGCTCCTGTCAAATAATCACTGCAAGAATTGCTTTCAGTGTCCTAGGCTGTCTGATGTCTGGTGTTCTACTTTACACTATTTTGACTGATGGTTCACCTTTTCGTAAAGACATTATAACACC GTGGCTTACAACAACGCTGATTGATTTCTACATCAATGTTGCAGCCTTATCT GTTTGGATTGGTTACAAGGAATCAAGTTGGATCATGGCCTTCATCTGGATAGTTCTTCTGATTTGTTCTGGCAG CATCGCAACCTGTGCATACATAGTACGCTATTTGCTACTACTCTCTCCAGATGATCCATTGGAGCTTGTTCTACTAAATAGCCATCACAG
- the LOC141586910 gene encoding uncharacterized protein LOC141586910 isoform X1, which yields MVMTMNEICTILKFVCSIQFLRMSLLWTFSLLVSYLRLFFAGRFFGKKCAVYSRQKVTAISASQRPVCIVTGATSGLGAAAALALSKEGFFVILVGRSGYSLSKAMAEIRKLNEKAQLEAFEVDLSSFSSIMKFSDSIRQWLSDMNLHPSIQLLINNAGLLATSYRATSHGYDEMMMTNYMGAFSLTQLLLPLLLSSPVSSRIVNVSSFTHRSVNGIQVHKEFVCGKSFLNSKKYPFAQIYEYSKLYILLFSYKLHRDIISMGKASQLSVNVVDPGAVKTNIMREVPACLSQLAFSVLKLMQLLQFPKDGVSSILDACLAPPGTSGMYFFGGNGRTMNSSPLSYDAKLSEELWETSCHLFTELKSSY from the exons ATGGTTATGACTATGAATGAGATATGCACAATTCTGAAATTCGTTTGCAGCATACAATTTCTAAGAATGAGTCTGCTCTGGACATTCTCTCTTTTGGTTTCATACTTGCGCCTCTTCTTTGCCGGCCGATTTTTCGGTAAAAAATGCGCCGTTTATTCCCGCCAAAAAGTGACCGCTATCTCTGCTTCTCAGAGACCTGTTTGCATTGTCACTGGT GCGACATCAGGTCTCGGAGCTGCTGCGGCTCTAGCTCTATCTAAAGAGGGTTTCTTTGTTATTTTGG TTGGAAGGTCGGGTTATTCGCTGTCAAAG GCTATGGCTGAAATCCGTAAGCTTAATGAAAAGGCACAGCTTGAAGCTTTTGAGGTTGACTTGTCATCCTTCTCATCTATTATGAAGTTCAGCGACTCCATAAGACAATGGCTTTCCGATATGAATCTGCATCCCTCTATTCAACTGTTGATCAATAATGCAGGATTGCTGGCCACGTCATACAGAGCCACATCCCATGGTTATGATGA GATGATGATGACAAACTACATGGGTGCTTTCAGTCTTACCCAGCTTTTACTACCTTTGTTGCTCAGCAGCCCTGTTTCATCACGTATAGTTAATGTATCATCTTTcacacatcgaagtg TAAATGGCATACAGGTGCATAAGGAATTTGTTTGTGGAAAATCCTTTTTGAATTCGAAGAAGTATCCATTCGCACAAATCTATGAATACTCCAAAT TGTACATATTGTTGTTCTCATATAAGCTTCATCGGGACATCATTAGCATGGGGAAAGCATCTCAGCTGTCGGTCAA TGTGGTTGACCCTGGAGCGGTAAAAACCAATATCATGAGGGAAGTACCAGCATGCCTTTCCCAACTAGCATTTTCAGTCTTGAAACTAATGCAGCTCTTGCAATTTCCGAAGGATGGGGTCAGCTCAATTCTTGACGCCTGTCTTGCTCCACCT GGAACTTCTGGAATGTATTTCTTTGGAGGCAACGGTCGAACCATGAATTCTTCTCCGCTGTCATATGATGCTAAGCTTTCGGAGGAACTGTGGGAAACTTCATGTCATCTATTTACAGAGTTGAAGTCTTCTTACTAG
- the LOC141586909 gene encoding uncharacterized protein LOC141586909 isoform X2 → MAKYTAMALKAGFIIMGCITSAAVIYTVVTDGLPFRKDLLTPWMTATLVDFYINVTVFAVWVCYKESSWIAAALWVILLVCFGSITTCLYITIQLFLLTAKESEDDPMYHILLRHQNRKDVGKRSSCQIITARIAFSVLGCLMSGVLLYTILTDGSPFRKDIITPWLTTTLIDFYINVAALSVWIGYKESSWIMAFIWIVLLICSGSIATCAYIVRYLLLLSPDDPLELVLLNSHHRVPGV, encoded by the exons ATGGCGAAATACACTGCAATGGCGTTAAAAGCAGGCTTCATTATCATGGGATGCATTACTTCAGCTGCTGTCATTTACACTGTCGTCACTGACGGTTTACCTTTCCGCAAAGACCTTCTTACCCC ATGGATGACAGCTACTCTGGTGGATTTCTACATAAATGTTACTGTTTTTGCG GTTTGGGTTTGCTACAAGGAGTCAAGTTGGATTGCTGCAGCTCTTTGGGTAATTCTTCTGGTTTGCTTTGGGAG TATTACAACATGCCTCTACATTACCATTCAATTATTCCTGCTGACAGCTAAAGAGTCTGAAGATGACCCTATGTATCATATTCTATTGCGCCATCAAAACAG GAAGGATGTGGGTAAGAGGAGCTCCTGTCAAATAATCACTGCAAGAATTGCTTTCAGTGTCCTAGGCTGTCTGATGTCTGGTGTTCTACTTTACACTATTTTGACTGATGGTTCACCTTTTCGTAAAGACATTATAACACC GTGGCTTACAACAACGCTGATTGATTTCTACATCAATGTTGCAGCCTTATCT GTTTGGATTGGTTACAAGGAATCAAGTTGGATCATGGCCTTCATCTGGATAGTTCTTCTGATTTGTTCTGGCAG CATCGCAACCTGTGCATACATAGTACGCTATTTGCTACTACTCTCTCCAGATGATCCATTGGAGCTTGTTCTACTAAATAGCCATCACAG
- the LOC141586910 gene encoding short-chain dehydrogenase TIC 32 A, chloroplastic-like isoform X2, which produces MVMTMNEICTILKFVCSIQFLRMSLLWTFSLLVSYLRLFFAGRFFGKKCAVYSRQKVTAISASQRPVCIVTGATSGLGAAAALALSKEGFFVILVGRSGYSLSKAMAEIRKLNEKAQLEAFEVDLSSFSSIMKFSDSIRQWLSDMNLHPSIQLLINNAGLLATSYRATSHGYDEMMMTNYMGAFSLTQLLLPLLLSSPVSSRIVNVSSFTHRSVNGIQVHKEFVCGKSFLNSKKYPFAQIYEYSKLYILLFSYKLHRDIISMGKASQLSVNVVDPGAVKTNIMREVPACLSQLAFSVLKLMQLLQFPKDGVSSILDACLAPPSLIHSIYCWTKVFGDGKFVMKGNFWNVFLWRQRSNHEFFSAVI; this is translated from the exons ATGGTTATGACTATGAATGAGATATGCACAATTCTGAAATTCGTTTGCAGCATACAATTTCTAAGAATGAGTCTGCTCTGGACATTCTCTCTTTTGGTTTCATACTTGCGCCTCTTCTTTGCCGGCCGATTTTTCGGTAAAAAATGCGCCGTTTATTCCCGCCAAAAAGTGACCGCTATCTCTGCTTCTCAGAGACCTGTTTGCATTGTCACTGGT GCGACATCAGGTCTCGGAGCTGCTGCGGCTCTAGCTCTATCTAAAGAGGGTTTCTTTGTTATTTTGG TTGGAAGGTCGGGTTATTCGCTGTCAAAG GCTATGGCTGAAATCCGTAAGCTTAATGAAAAGGCACAGCTTGAAGCTTTTGAGGTTGACTTGTCATCCTTCTCATCTATTATGAAGTTCAGCGACTCCATAAGACAATGGCTTTCCGATATGAATCTGCATCCCTCTATTCAACTGTTGATCAATAATGCAGGATTGCTGGCCACGTCATACAGAGCCACATCCCATGGTTATGATGA GATGATGATGACAAACTACATGGGTGCTTTCAGTCTTACCCAGCTTTTACTACCTTTGTTGCTCAGCAGCCCTGTTTCATCACGTATAGTTAATGTATCATCTTTcacacatcgaagtg TAAATGGCATACAGGTGCATAAGGAATTTGTTTGTGGAAAATCCTTTTTGAATTCGAAGAAGTATCCATTCGCACAAATCTATGAATACTCCAAAT TGTACATATTGTTGTTCTCATATAAGCTTCATCGGGACATCATTAGCATGGGGAAAGCATCTCAGCTGTCGGTCAA TGTGGTTGACCCTGGAGCGGTAAAAACCAATATCATGAGGGAAGTACCAGCATGCCTTTCCCAACTAGCATTTTCAGTCTTGAAACTAATGCAGCTCTTGCAATTTCCGAAGGATGGGGTCAGCTCAATTCTTGACGCCTGTCTTGCTCCACCT AGTCTCATCCACTCCATTTACTGCTGGACCAAAGTGTTTGGAGATGGAAAATTTGTGATGAAAG GGAACTTCTGGAATGTATTTCTTTGGAGGCAACGGTCGAACCATGAATTCTTCTCCGCTGTCATATGA